Proteins encoded in a region of the Carassius gibelio isolate Cgi1373 ecotype wild population from Czech Republic chromosome B5, carGib1.2-hapl.c, whole genome shotgun sequence genome:
- the LOC127957964 gene encoding 60 kDa lysophospholipase-like: MDLHFLSQKSVCQSTIGMGRRRVSYACSGSTEQSTETSVLVIYTGGTIGMVLHDGVLSPEPNALFENVRKLPFMHDEQYAQNTKLYERYKPEKKILVLPKSKLDMRVVYIFLEYSPLLDSSNITPDDWVTIGKDIERNYEKYDGFVVLHGTDTMAYTASALSFMCENLGKPVIVTGSQLPIFEMRSDGRDNFVGALLIAGQFHIPEVCLYFHDKLYRGNRVTKVDSGSFKAFASPNLPPLADLESDIKINWDTVRPLSPNGKFTVCKEMNHNVGLLRIFPGITTDTVKAFLKAPMDGVILETYGCGNAPSNRKDLLDEIHKATQRGVIIVNCSQCLRGTVTISYATGQALSQAGVIVGFDMTQEAALSKLAHVLAKRDLSLEEKKKMMTKNLRGEMTAEPEGAKLSISDSRFIQIIAKTLSVGCKEELEGIRDALMPTLACAAAKNGDTEVLEAIRNMGTDLNKPDYDGRTPLHIAACQGHLNIVDYLLDKGASVFAKDRFGDTPLRNAILLRCKDAVEMLNKYGAHLSRDELQDTGTELCRLAASGDLEGLKIWKLAGVDMATSGYDGKTPVEVARAFGCKEVVDFLEAA; this comes from the exons ATGGATTTGCATTTTCTG TCTCAGAAGTCTGTCTGCCAGAGCACCATTGGAATGGGTCGTAGAAGAGTTTCCTACGCTTGTTCGGGGTCTACTGAACAAAGCACCGAGACAAGTGTCCTGGTCATATACACCGGTGGAACCATCGGAATGGTCTTGCATGATGGCG TTCTGTCTCCAGAACCTAATGCTCTTTTCGAAAATGTGCGCAAACTCCCCTTCATGCATGATGAGCAGTATGCACAAAACACGAAACTGTATGAACGTTATAAGCCGGAGAAGAAAATACTGGTGTTGCC AAAATCTAAACTGGACATGAGGGTTGTGTATATCTTTTTAGAGTACTCTCCCCTGCTTGACTCCAGTAATATAACCCCGGACGACTGGGTCACTATTGGAAAAGACATTGAG AGAAACTATGAAAAATATGATGGTTTTGTCGTTCTGCATGGCACAGACACAATGGCTTACACTGCCTCTGCCTTATCCTTCATGTGTGAGAATCTGGGAAAGCCCGTCATCGTCACCGGATCACAG CTGCCCATCTTTGAGATGAGGAGTGATGGGAGGGACAACTTTGTGGGGGCGCTGTTGATTGCAGGACAGTTTCATATCCCTGAG GTTTGCCTCTATTTTCATGATAAGCTGTACCGAGGCAATCGTGTCACCAAAGTGGACTCTGGAAGCTTTAAGGCATTTGCGTCTCCAAACCTGCCTCCATTAGCCGATTTGGAAAGCGACATCAAAA TTAACTGGGACACTGTGAGGCCACTCAGCCCAAATGGTAAATTCACAGTCTGCAAAGAAATGAACCACAATGTGGGCCTCCTGCGAATCTTTCCAGGGATCACTACTGATACA GTCAAGGCCTTCTTGAAGGCTCCTATGGATGGTGTCATCTTGGAGACCTATGGCTGTGGTAATGCCCCCAGCAATCGCAAGGACCTGCTGGATGAGATCCATAAAGCGACCCAGAGAGGAGTCATCATAGTAAACTGCTCTCAGTGTCTTAGGGGCACGGTCACAATATCATATGCAACTGGCCAG GCTCTGAGTCAGGCCGGTGTGATTGTTGGGTTTGATATGACCCAGGAAGCTGCTCTTTCAAAACTCGCACATGTGCTGGCAAAACGAGACCTCAGTTTAGAAGAAAAGAAGAAG atgaTGACTAAAAATCTGCGTGGTGAGATGACAGCTGAACCGGAGGGGGCAAAGCTTTCCATCAGCGACAGTCGCTTTATTCAGATTATAGCCAAGACCCTCAGCGTTGGCTGTAAAGAG GAGCTTGAAGGAATACGAGATGCACTAATGCCCACTCTGGCCTGTGCTGCTGCTAAGAATGGAGACACTGAGGTTTTAGAGGCCATAAGGAATATG ggaACTGACTTGAATAAACCAGATTATGATGGCCGCACTCCCCTTCACATCGCCGCATGTCAGGGGCATCTGAATATAGTGGACTATCTGCTGGATAAAGGGGCCAGCGTCTTTGCCAAAGATCGCTTTGGTGATACACCCCTTCGCAATGCCATTCTCCTCAG ATGTAAGGATGCTGTGGAGATGCTGAATAAGTATGGAGCTCACCTCTCCCGTGATGAATTGCAGGATACTGGAACGGAGCTGTGccg TCTTGCTGCAAGTGGCGACTTGGAGGGACTGAAGATATGGAAGTTAGCTGGGGTTGATATGGCCACGTCTGGGTATGATGGGAAGACACCAGTTGAAGTG GCAAGAGCATTTGGATGTAAGGAGGTTGTGGACTTCCTAGAGGCTGCTTAG